A genome region from Triticum aestivum cultivar Chinese Spring chromosome 2B, IWGSC CS RefSeq v2.1, whole genome shotgun sequence includes the following:
- the LOC123045153 gene encoding la-related protein 6C — protein sequence MAAAKESSPDPDASATATAAPPTPMSAPASFKFNVHAPEFVPMSPTATPMSAPAGGYYSPFLQMQPAPDWSFLHDHEPVFFMPDFAHAKFAAAAAASNSAQAKGNGGGSADVAQKIVKQVEYQFSDINLVANEFLLKIMNKDSEGYVPLSVISSWKKIKSLGATNQMLVKALRTSTKLIVSDDGKKVRRRQPFTEKHKEELQSRMIIAENLPEDSSRNSLEKVFSVVGSVKNIKICHPQEPSSARASKSDTLVSNKMHALVEYETSQQAEKAVEKLNDERNWRKGLRVRTVLRRSPKSVMRLKRPDFDHYAGSDDESPHSQVSSDSPTSEAIHSPEAHPEDHQSGAKKGWARGRGKLHIVAPHSPQSAPAGAVGHFDPSSPRQASQKCPLSPRQVSQKCPFSPRQPPQGPRMPDGTRGFTMGRGKPAASSVAARTVAAPPPAPVLV from the exons ATGGCCGCCGCGAAGGAGAGCAGCCCTGACCCCGACGCCAGCGCCACCGCCACCGCGGCGCCGCCCACGCCCATGTCGGCGCCGGCGTCCTTCAAGTTCAACGTGCACGCGCCGGAGTTCGTGCCCATGTCGCCCACCGCCACGCCCATGTCCGCGCCGGCGGGCGGGTACTACTCGCCCTTCCTGCAGATGCAGCCGGCGCCCGACTGGAGCTTCCTCCATGACCACGAGCCCGTCTTCTTCATGCCCGACTTCGCGCACGCcaagttcgccgccgccgccgccgccagcaacAGCGCCCAGGCCAAgggcaacggcggcggctccgCCGACGTCGCGCAGAAGATCGTCAAGCAGGTCGAGTACCAGTTCAGCGACATTAACCTGGTCGCCAACGAGTTCTTGCTCAAGATCATGAACAAGGACTCCGAAGGCTACG TTCCCTTGTCAGTCATTTCATCATGGAAGAAGATCAAGTCTCTGGGAGCAACCAACCAGATGCTGGTCAAGGCTCTCCGCACCTCCACGAAGCTT ATTGTGAGCGATGATGGGAAGAAAGTTCGGCGCAGGCAGCCCTTCACCGAGAAGCACAAAGAAGAACTTCAG TCTCGGATGATCATAGCGGAGAATTTGCCAGAGGACTCATCAAGAAACAGCCTCGAGAAGGTCTTCAGTGTCGTTGGAAG TGTGAAGAACATCAAGATATGCCACCCCCAAGAGCCTAGCTCAGCCAGGGCTTCCAAGTCAGACACACTTGTGAGTAACAAG ATGCATGCTTTAGTCGAATATGAGACCTCACAGCAAGCTGAGAAAGCA GTAGAGAAGCTAAACGATGAGCGGAACTGGAGGAAAGGCCTCCGTGTGCGCACAGTACTCAGGCGCTCT CCCAAGTCAGTAATGAGGCTCAAGAGGCCTGATTTCGACCACTACGCTGGTTCCGATGACGAATCGCCACACTCACAGGTGTCATCCGACTCCCCAACTTCAGAAGCTATCCATTCACCTGAAGCTCAT CCAGAGGATCACCAGAGTGGGGCCAAGAAAGGGTGGGCAAGAGGGCGAGGGAAGCTCCATATCGTGGCACCGCACAGCCCGCAGTCTGCTCCCGCAGGCGCAGTCGGCCACTTTGACCCATCGAGCCCTCGCCAGGCGTCCCAGAAATGCCCATTGAGCCCCAGGCAGGTTTCTCAGAAGTGCCCATTCAGCCCCAGGCAGCCTCCCCAGGGCCCGAGGATGCCCGACGGGACACGTGGGTTCACAATGGGCCGGGGGAAGCCAGCGGCATCATCCGTGGCAGCCCGGACGGTTGCTGCTCCTCCTCCGGCTCCTGTTCTTGTCTAG
- the LOC123045154 gene encoding 26S proteasome non-ATPase regulatory subunit 11 homolog, with translation MSAMQSSYLPATTESIAMAQEAKDASESILILYRVLEDPSSSSDAVRTKEVAITNLTNYLTKENRAQELRNLLTQLRPFFALIPKAKTAKIVRGIIDAVSKIPGTSDLQISLCKEMVEWTRAEKRTFLRQRVEARLAALLLESQEYTEALTLLSGLIKEVRRLDDKLLLVDIDLLESKLHFSLRNLPKAKASLTAARTAANAIYVPPAQQGTIDLQSGILHAEEKDYKTAYSYFFEAFEGFNALDDPKAIFCLKYMLLCKIMVNQADDVAGVISSKAGLKYVGPDVDAMKAVADAYSKRSLKYFETALGDYKAQLEEDPIVHRHLSSLYDTLLEQNLCRLIEAYSRVEIAHVAEMIELPIEHVEKKLSQMILDKKFAGTLDQGAGCLIIFEDAKTEAIFPATLETISNVGKVVESLYMRSAKIMA, from the coding sequence ATGTCTGCGATGCAATCATCGTATCTTCCTGCTACCACTGAGTCAATTGCAATGGCTCAGGAAGCTAAGGATGCTTCAGAGTCCATTTTAATCCTCTACCGTGTGCTTGAAGACCCGTCTTCTTCTTCAGATGCAGTTAGAACAAAAGAAGTTGCCATTACAAATCTGACAAACTATCTCACAAAAGAGAACAGAGCCCAGGAGCTTAGGAATCTGTTGACCCAGCTCAGGCCATTTTTCGCACTGATTCCCAAGGCAAAGACCGCAAAGATTGTACGTGGCATCATTGATGCCGTTTCCAAGATACCTGGAACATCTGATCTTCAGATCTCACTCTGCAAGGAGATGGTGGAATGGACACGTGCAGAGAAACGTACCTTCCTCAGGCAGCGTGTGGAAGCAAGACTAGCAGCCCTTCTTTTGGAAAGTCAGGAGTACACTGAAGCTCTTACCCTTCTTTCTGGTCTTATCAAGGAAGTGAGGAGGCTGGATGACAAATTGCTTCTTGTTGACATTGACCTTCTGGAGAGCAAACTCCATTTCTCTCTAAGGAACCTTCCAAAGGCCAAGGCTTCTCTGACTGCCGCAAGAACTGCAGCGAATGCCATTTATGTTCCGCCAGCGCAGCAGGGCACTATTGACCTGCAGAGTGGAATCCTTCATGCCGAAGAGAAGGATTACAAGACTGCCTACAGTTACTTCTTTGAAGCGTTTGAAGGGTTTAATGCACTGGACGACCCTAAGGCCATCTTCTGCTTGAAGTACATGCTTCTGTGCAAGATAATGGTCAACCAAGCTGATGATGTTGCAGGAGTGATCTCGTCTAAGGCAGGCCTGAAGTATGTTGGTCCTGATGTGGATGCTATGAAAGCTGTTGCGGATGCCTACTCGAAACGATCTCTGAAGTACTTTGAAACCGCTCTTGGTGACTACAAGGCCCAGCTGGAGGAGGATCCTATTGTCCACAGGCACCTCTCGTCTCTGTATGATACCCTCCTGGAGCAGAACCTGTGCAGGCTGATTGAAGCCTACTCAAGGGTGGAGATTGCGCACGTAGCAGAGATGATTGAGCTGCCAATTGAGCATGTTGAGAAGAAGCTGTCACAGATGATCCTGGACAAGAAATTCGCAGGGACTCTGGATCAGGGTGCGGGCTGCCTCATCATCTTCGAAGACGCCAAGACGGAGGCGATATTCCCTGCTACGCTCGAAACAATTTCGAATGTGGGGAAGGTTGTCGAGAGCCTTTACATGAGGTCAGCAAAGATCATGGCTTGA